From a region of the Lactuca sativa cultivar Salinas chromosome 4, Lsat_Salinas_v11, whole genome shotgun sequence genome:
- the LOC111894992 gene encoding MLO-like protein 7 — protein MMCGLIDLNTINDDTDEVAGSLVLDSPSSSDSYASPASELSLLSSSPVLCSLELWHACAGPLISLPKKGNAVVYFPQGHLEQLRIYDSPAISGVHLPPHVFCRVTDVKLHAELGSDDVYAQVSLIPDVQLEKKWGETEVEEDDNGGLDEKPSTPHMFCKTLTASDTSTHGGFSVPRRAAEDCFPPLDYKQQRPSQELVAKDLHGTEWKFRHIYRGQPRRHLLTTGWSAFVNKKKLVCGDAVLFLRGDDGVLRLGIRRSAQVKTAPCFPATYRHQLNDFTTVVNSISQRTVFNVSYNPTASFTGGVSEFILPYHRFLKSLLPNKFSPGMRFNLRFETEDAGERKSTGMITGISDVDPVKWPGSKWKCLMVRWDGVEATTRQNRVSPWEIERSNLVSGADSNLSPMAKRIKTSFPPIFHVPKVRIKTSRHPKKTRVIDKEKMAEDESRTLEVIPTWAVATVTFSLIAASILIEHVLHLLAKYFNKKRRKPLIKALDRIKSEMMRLGFLSLLLIVCEESVANICIPKRAGKNFLPCQDHEFDAEEAAKCADQGKISLISRNGVQQLQFLISILAISHVISSILTFSLGMLKMRNWEAWEEITRTLEYKYSNDPRRFRFVHQTSFGKRHLRFWSGLRLFRLPASFLRQFYGSVSKVDYFILRHGFIMAHFDEETTFDFQKYLRKALEKDFGVVVGVSPWIWVFSMLFIFLSADEFKYSYWLPLMPLVVLLVVGTKLQGIVTKLCLDRNDKSLVVKGTLVIKPSNNFFWFKTPKLLLHLIHFTLVQNSFQLAFFVWTWHKFGLKSCFHRETSGIVIHIGSGVVVQLLCGYVTLPLYALVTQMGTSMRKAHVFPPEVIRGLQRWQKKAKANIAQRDKTTLKSSTTIGGSLSLGFYGEFDEITVVDEDDEDVSMEIQPDSFHFSHRSQ, from the exons ATGATGTGTGGCTTAATTGATCTGAACACCATTAACGACGATACTGACGAGGTTGCGGGGTCGTTGGTTCTCGATTCTCCATCGTCTTCGGATTCGTATGCATCTCCGGCGTCGGAGTTGTCTCTGTTGTCGTCTTCTCCGGTGCTCTGTAGTTTGGAGTTGTGGCACGCGTGTGCTGGACCTTTAATTTCGTTGCCGAAGAAAGGAAACGCCGTCGTTTACTTCCCACAAGGTCACCTAGAACAACTACGCATCTATGATTCTCCGGCCATCTCCGGTGTCCATCTCCCTCCCCACGTTTTTTGCCGTGTCACCGACGTTAAGCTTCAC GCCGAATTAGGATCCGACGATGTGTATGCTCAAGTTTCACTGATTCCCGATGTTCAG CTGGAGAAGAAATGGGGTGAAACAGAGGTTGAAGAAGACGACAACGGAGGTCTCGATGAAAAACCATCAACACCCCACATGTTCTGCAAAACCCTCACTGCTTCCGATACCAGCACCCATGGCGGATTCTCTGTCCCACGTCGGGCTGCAGAAGATTGCTTCCCTCCTCTG GATTATAAACAGCAAAGACCTTCACAAGAACTTGTAGCTAAAGATCTCCATGGAACGGAATGGAAGTTCCGCCATATCTATCGAG GCCAACCACGGCGGCATCTGCTAACCACCGGTTGGAGTGCTTTTGTGAACAAGAAGAAGCTTGTATGTGGAGACGCTGTTCTTTTTCTCAGGGGTGATGATGGGGTACTCAGGTTGGGTATCCGGCGATCAGCACAAGTAAAAACCGCACCTTGTTTTCCGGCGACCTACCGCCACCAGTTAAACGATTTCACCACCGTCGTCAACTCCATTTCACAGAGAACTGTCTTCAATGTCTCCTACAACCCAACCGCTTCTTTCACGGGTGGCGTATCAGAATTCATTCTACCATATCATCGGTTTCTGAAGAGTCTTCTTCCCAACAAATTCTCACCTGGAATGAGGTTTAATCTTCGTTTTGAAACAGAAgatgcaggagagagaaaaagtACAGGGATGATAACTGGGATTAGCGATGTGGACCCTGTCAAGTGGCCTGGATCGAAATGGAAGTGTCTGATG GTGAGGTGGGATGGTGTGGAAGCTACAACAAGGCAAAACCGAGTTTCTCCATGGGAGATTGAGCGGAGTAACTTGGTTTCCGGAGCCGATAGCAATTTGTCACCCATGGCCAAAAGGATAAAGACTAGTTTTCCGCCCATTTTTCACGTGCCCAAAG TGCGGATCAAAACTTCCAGACACCCAAAAAAAACCCGGGTGATAGACAAAGAAAAGATGGCAGAAGATGAAAGCAGAACGCTTGAAGTAATACCAACATGGGCAGTGGCTACTGTCACTTTCAGTTTAATCGCAGCTTCAATTCTCATCGAGCATGTTCTCCATCTATTAGCAAAG TACTTCAACAagaaacgaaggaaacctttgatCAAAGCACTTGACCGGATTAAATCAG AGATGATGAGATTAGGGTTCTTATCGTTGTTGCTGATTGTGTGTGAGGAGTCTGTCGCTAATATCTGTATCCCAAAACGTGCTGGAAAAAACTTTCTACCTTGTCAAGATCATGAATTTGATGCCGAAGAGGCAGCCAAATGTGCAGATCAG GGGAAGATATCTTTGATTTCAAGAAATGGAGTGCAACAACTTCAGTTCTTAATATCGATTCTGGCAATCTCCCATGTCAtttctagcatcctaacattcaGTCTTGGTATGCTTAAG ATGAGAAATTGGGAGGCTTGGGAGGAAATAACAAGAACATTGGAGTACAAATATTCAAACG ATCCACGAAGGTTCCGATTTGTTCATCAAACATCATTTGGAAAGCGACATCTAAGGTTTTGGAGTGGACTCAGGTTGTTTCGTTTGCCG gCTAGTTTTCTTCGACAGTTCTATGGATCTGTCTCTAAAGTGGATTATTTCATCCTTCGACATGGATTCATTATG GCTCATTTTGATGAAGAAACCACTTTTGATTTCCAGAAGTACTTGCGAAAAGCATTAGAAAAAGATTTCGGCGTAGTTGTTGGAGTAAG cccTTGGATTTGGGTTTTCTCAATGCTGTTCATTTTCTTGAGTGCTGATG AATTTAAATACTCTTATTGGCTTCCTTTGATGCCTTTAGTG GTATTGTTGGTGGTTGGGACAAAACTACAAGGCATTGTAACAAAGTTGTGCTTGGATAGAAATGATAAATCCCTTGTTGTTAAAGGAACTTTAGTGATTAAGCCCAGTAATAACTTCTTCTGGTTTAAAACTCCAAAACTACTTCTCCATCTTATTCACTTCACTTTAGTTCAG AATTCTTTTCAATTGGCATTCTTTGTTTGGACTTGG CATAAATTTGGACTGAAGTCATGCTTCCATCGAGAAACTTCGGGAATTGTCATACATATTGGTAGTGGGGTTGTGGTTCAGTTGCTTTGTGGGTATGTAACGTTGCCACTTTATGCATTGGTTACTCAG ATGGGAACGTCAATGAGGAAAGCTCATGTTTTCCCACCGGAAGTGATACGAGGACTCCAAAGATGGCAAAAGAAAGCAAAGGCAAACATAGCTCAAAGAGACAAGACTACACTCAAGTCTTCAACTACCATTGGTGGTTCCTTATCACTGGGGTTCTATGGAGAATTTGATGAAATCACAGTAGTGGATGAAGATGATGAGGATGTTTCCATGGAGATCCAACCTGATAGTTTTCATTTTAGCCATCGTTCACAATGA